GCTCATCCTAGAAAGCCCAGTTTAATTCCAGCCGCCTGACAGACCGCAAGCACGCGTCCCATTTCAAGGCTCGCCTTGCCATGTTCGAGCTCACTCAAGAAGCGTCGGCCGACACCTGCTAAATCCGCAAAGCTCTGCTGCGTCATCCCCATTGCGCGGCGTGCTTCGCGAATGCGCTGGCCGACATCGGCAACCGAGAGGATCGGCGCCTGTTCTTGCAGCCGAACCGCTGGCGCGCCAGCAGGACGGTTATCTGCACTCTCAACGACATCGCTCTTGCCTGGCAATCTCGAGGCGACGCGGTCCGCGTGGGATGTATGCTCCCGGCGGCGGGGCGCCTCGATCAAGAGGTGCGATGGCTTGGGAACGGACGGCTGCAAATACGCGAGCTGGGCAGGTTCGGAGCCATAATACTGCGCAGCCTCGTGCTGTTCGGTTGCTCTGCGCAGCTCTTTGAGTGGTCCTGCCCCTAAGGCCGTCAGGGCATCTTGCACGGGGGAGGTGTAAAGGTGCGCGCGCGATGCAGAAGCGATCTGCTCTCCGATCGAGCTCGCAACGGCGCTTGGCAAGTCCGAAGCCAGATTGGATGCGGCGTATTGCTGACCAATCGTGGGCATCATTACGGG
The Novosphingobium terrae DNA segment above includes these coding regions:
- a CDS encoding helix-turn-helix transcriptional regulator encodes the protein MSKSRKVSGPAPSGDVVPNEPKSLSELTPLHKLGVSDAGTAAHQALLFKPVTVSISDAVSKALAAPIFPSSLASAVDSQLLQPTVLESITKALKPPVSVAASGIGREVAGQAAKATDLVKKSMATPVMMPTIGQQYAASNLASDLPSAVASSIGEQIASASRAHLYTSPVQDALTALGAGPLKELRRATEQHEAAQYYGSEPAQLAYLQPSVPKPSHLLIEAPRRREHTSHADRVASRLPGKSDVVESADNRPAGAPAVRLQEQAPILSVADVGQRIREARRAMGMTQQSFADLAGVGRRFLSELEHGKASLEMGRVLAVCQAAGIKLGFLG